Proteins from a genomic interval of Pseudodesulfovibrio nedwellii:
- the epsC gene encoding serine O-acetyltransferase EpsC, whose translation MSNTTYSLADVVALLVESGSSGPASHRYTEEAPMPSVEILSKIVEDLRSVLFPGYYGPSEITPDTMPYYIGSTLDQLVRTLADQINRGYCFVCDSIEKDKCSDCEARAKRIAQEFITKLPKIRELLLADVEAAYDGDPAAKTHGETIFCYPSIRALTNHRIAHELYLLGVDIIPRIIGEMAHSNTGIDIHPGANIGKSFFIDHGTGTVIGETTIIGDNVRIYQGVTLGAKSFPKGDDERLIKGLPRHPIVEDDVIVYAGSTILGRVTIGKGAVIGGNVWITRDVPSGAQIVQSRATQQSFENGGGI comes from the coding sequence ATGAGTAACACGACATATTCCCTTGCCGACGTTGTCGCGCTGCTGGTCGAATCCGGCAGCAGCGGACCGGCTTCACATAGGTATACGGAAGAAGCCCCCATGCCATCCGTTGAAATCCTCTCCAAAATTGTCGAGGACCTCAGATCTGTTTTATTCCCCGGGTATTACGGGCCGTCCGAAATAACACCGGACACCATGCCCTATTATATCGGTTCCACACTGGATCAGTTGGTGCGGACACTGGCAGACCAGATCAATCGAGGGTATTGTTTTGTTTGCGATTCGATAGAAAAAGACAAATGCAGTGATTGCGAAGCTCGGGCAAAACGTATTGCTCAAGAATTCATAACAAAACTGCCAAAAATCAGAGAACTGCTTTTAGCCGATGTAGAAGCAGCCTACGATGGCGACCCTGCCGCAAAAACACACGGCGAAACCATTTTTTGCTACCCGTCTATCAGGGCTTTGACCAATCATCGTATTGCCCACGAACTATACCTATTAGGTGTGGATATTATCCCACGGATCATTGGAGAAATGGCCCACTCGAACACGGGTATCGATATCCATCCGGGGGCGAACATCGGAAAAAGTTTTTTCATTGATCATGGAACAGGCACGGTTATCGGAGAGACAACCATCATTGGCGATAATGTCCGTATTTATCAGGGTGTCACTCTTGGTGCCAAAAGCTTCCCCAAAGGGGATGATGAACGTTTGATCAAGGGACTGCCAAGACATCCAATCGTTGAAGACGATGTCATCGTCTATGCGGGGTCAACCATTCTTGGCCGTGTCACCATCGGCAAAGGCGCGGTCATTGGCGGTAACGTCTGGATCACACGTGATGTTCCGTCTGGCGCACAGATTGTCCAGTCCCGAGCGACGCAACAATCCTTTGAAAATGGCGGCGGCATCTAA
- a CDS encoding tetratricopeptide repeat protein, with protein MATETCFVLNGLERSGMILLEFGEYMGVHKKNREMEDLKANYMKKSSAIFLAVVALLVGVFIGNTVTSLYMGQQQARSGGTVPQQQNSDEPHQANPVALVNLEKAAADDPTNADKWIELGNFCFDHDLSAQAVTAYERALELVPMKVNVWSDLGVMYRRTKQYEKAVEAFGNAASLDPKHLTSRFNMGIVYLYDLKDQASAIKEWKGILAVDPNAKTPSGESLAAMVKDLEK; from the coding sequence ATGGCAACAGAAACATGTTTTGTGCTAAATGGACTAGAGCGGTCTGGAATGATACTTTTAGAATTTGGAGAATATATGGGCGTTCATAAGAAAAATCGTGAAATGGAAGATTTGAAAGCGAATTACATGAAGAAATCATCAGCTATATTTTTGGCGGTTGTCGCTTTGCTTGTAGGGGTTTTCATTGGTAACACGGTTACCTCATTATATATGGGGCAACAACAGGCCCGGTCAGGCGGGACGGTGCCGCAGCAGCAGAACAGCGATGAGCCGCATCAGGCCAACCCGGTTGCCTTGGTGAATTTGGAAAAAGCAGCGGCAGATGATCCAACCAATGCGGATAAGTGGATTGAACTTGGCAATTTCTGTTTTGATCATGATCTGTCTGCACAGGCGGTAACCGCATATGAACGCGCTTTAGAGTTGGTGCCAATGAAGGTCAATGTCTGGTCGGATTTAGGCGTCATGTATAGGCGTACGAAACAGTATGAGAAAGCTGTAGAAGCGTTTGGTAATGCTGCGTCATTAGATCCCAAACATTTGACTTCACGCTTTAATATGGGAATAGTATACCTGTATGACCTTAAGGACCAAGCCTCTGCTATTAAAGAATGGAAGGGTATACTGGCTGTTGATCCGAATGCGAAAACACCTTCAGGCGAAAGTTTGGCAGCCATGGTGAAAGACCTGGAAAAATAA
- the ileS gene encoding isoleucine--tRNA ligase, whose product MSDYKKTLLLPKTKFPMKANLKQREPEMLKFWEQNKSYDAMVAAGDADNEYVLHDGPPYANGHIHMGTALNKVLKDIVVKSRNMQGQKAQYVPGWDCHGLPIEHKVEQELKKKNKELDTLTIRKICRSYAAKWLDTQRKEFKRLGVLGVWDDPYMTMKPEYEAATARELGRFMERDGVVRGKKPIYWCCDCRTALAEAEVEYEDHTSPSIYVRFPMADEKFKKIADVDINKLFILIWTTTPWTIPDNMAVAVHPDFDYVLVEVGGDYYVLAEGLLEECTAKFGWETPKILTTVRGAELEGLQAKHPIYDRPSPVVLADYVTLETGTGCVHTAPGHGREDFETGLKNGLEVYSPMNDRGEFLQEVEHFAGLNVWDANPKVIEKLTEIGNLMASEDITHSYPHCWRCKKPVIFRATTQWFVGMDENDLRTRALDAIRNDVQWVPSWGKERIYNMVENRPDWCISRQRNWGVPISALICEDCDETWFDAQWVYDICDKYAQHETGCDYWFEAPLEEIVPKGLKCAKCGGTHWKRETDILDVWFDSGTSYAAVVEQRNETRFPADLYLEGSDQHRGWFHSSLLASIGTREVPPYKTVLTHGYVVDAEGRKMSKSIGNVIAPQEIIDKFGAEILRMWVSASNYQEDIRISDETLNRLVDAYRRIRNTCRYLLSNLNDFDPANKVAAADMQPLDRYALDMVSRHHETIQEAYRNFEFHKVYHTLHNLCVVDLSAFYLDIIKDRLYVEEENGLKRRSAQTVLWQTLLMLLEDMAPVLSFTAEEAFQNLPEAIKKALPQDKTVFALRFAPDATGMDDAERARWEKLVQVRAEVNKAIEPKRKDRVIGKSLDAQVTLFATKEIRALVESNDIDPREFFIVSKLVLDDAENAPADAYQGEDMDDLKVSVEAATGEKCERCWRISEDLGTDEAYPDACPRCTAVLKTFA is encoded by the coding sequence ATGAGCGACTATAAGAAAACCCTGCTCCTGCCTAAGACCAAATTTCCCATGAAGGCCAACCTCAAGCAACGCGAGCCTGAGATGCTCAAGTTCTGGGAACAAAACAAATCTTACGACGCTATGGTTGCTGCCGGTGACGCAGACAATGAGTATGTTCTGCATGATGGTCCTCCCTATGCCAACGGCCACATTCACATGGGGACCGCTCTGAACAAGGTTCTCAAGGACATCGTCGTCAAATCCCGAAACATGCAGGGACAGAAAGCTCAATACGTTCCCGGCTGGGATTGTCATGGTCTGCCCATTGAGCACAAAGTTGAACAGGAACTCAAGAAAAAGAATAAAGAACTCGACACGCTGACCATCCGCAAAATTTGTCGATCTTACGCCGCCAAGTGGTTGGACACCCAGCGCAAGGAATTCAAACGTCTGGGCGTACTCGGCGTCTGGGACGACCCGTACATGACCATGAAGCCTGAATACGAGGCAGCCACTGCCCGCGAACTGGGCCGATTCATGGAACGTGATGGCGTTGTGCGTGGCAAAAAGCCCATTTATTGGTGCTGCGATTGCCGCACAGCTCTGGCCGAAGCCGAAGTAGAATACGAGGACCACACCTCCCCGTCCATCTACGTTCGTTTCCCCATGGCTGACGAAAAGTTCAAAAAGATCGCTGATGTCGACATCAACAAGCTGTTCATCCTTATCTGGACCACGACGCCGTGGACCATTCCTGACAACATGGCCGTGGCCGTGCACCCCGACTTCGACTACGTGTTGGTTGAAGTTGGTGGAGACTACTACGTCCTGGCCGAAGGACTGCTTGAAGAATGCACCGCAAAATTTGGATGGGAAACTCCAAAAATCCTGACAACCGTTCGCGGCGCAGAACTGGAAGGCCTTCAGGCAAAGCACCCCATTTATGATCGCCCCTCTCCGGTTGTTCTGGCTGATTATGTCACTCTCGAAACCGGCACAGGCTGTGTTCACACCGCCCCCGGCCATGGTCGAGAAGACTTTGAAACCGGCCTCAAAAATGGTCTGGAAGTCTATTCTCCCATGAATGACCGTGGCGAATTCCTTCAGGAAGTCGAGCACTTTGCCGGCCTGAATGTCTGGGACGCCAATCCCAAGGTTATTGAAAAACTGACTGAAATCGGCAATCTTATGGCTTCCGAAGACATCACCCACTCCTATCCCCATTGTTGGCGCTGCAAGAAGCCAGTCATCTTCCGTGCAACCACCCAGTGGTTTGTCGGCATGGATGAGAACGATCTGCGCACCCGAGCACTGGACGCAATCCGTAACGATGTCCAATGGGTCCCGTCTTGGGGTAAAGAACGAATTTACAACATGGTTGAGAATAGGCCTGACTGGTGTATTTCCCGTCAACGCAACTGGGGAGTTCCCATCTCCGCGTTGATCTGCGAAGACTGCGACGAGACATGGTTCGACGCTCAGTGGGTCTACGACATCTGTGACAAATATGCACAGCACGAAACAGGCTGTGACTACTGGTTCGAAGCTCCGCTTGAAGAAATCGTTCCCAAAGGCCTGAAATGCGCCAAATGCGGTGGAACCCACTGGAAACGTGAAACCGACATTTTGGATGTCTGGTTCGACTCCGGCACCAGCTATGCCGCCGTGGTTGAACAACGCAATGAAACCCGCTTCCCCGCTGATCTGTACCTTGAAGGTTCTGACCAGCACCGAGGCTGGTTCCACAGCTCTCTGCTCGCTTCCATCGGCACACGCGAAGTACCGCCTTACAAGACCGTCCTGACTCACGGCTACGTGGTCGATGCCGAAGGCCGTAAAATGTCCAAGTCCATCGGCAACGTCATTGCCCCGCAGGAAATCATCGACAAATTTGGTGCTGAAATTTTGCGTATGTGGGTTTCGGCTTCCAATTATCAGGAAGACATTCGCATCTCGGATGAAACTCTAAACAGGCTCGTGGACGCGTACCGTCGTATCCGCAATACCTGCCGCTACCTGCTGTCCAACCTAAATGACTTCGACCCTGCGAACAAAGTCGCAGCAGCCGACATGCAGCCGCTTGACCGCTACGCACTGGACATGGTGTCCCGTCATCACGAGACCATTCAGGAAGCATACAGAAACTTTGAATTCCATAAGGTCTATCACACCCTGCACAACCTGTGTGTGGTCGATCTGTCCGCTTTCTATCTGGATATCATCAAGGACCGTCTGTATGTAGAAGAAGAAAACGGCCTGAAACGCCGCTCGGCTCAAACCGTACTGTGGCAAACCTTACTCATGTTGTTAGAAGATATGGCTCCGGTCCTTTCCTTCACAGCAGAAGAAGCGTTCCAAAACCTGCCGGAAGCCATTAAAAAGGCTCTGCCGCAGGACAAAACGGTTTTCGCACTCCGCTTTGCACCCGATGCCACTGGCATGGATGACGCGGAACGCGCCCGTTGGGAAAAACTGGTTCAGGTTCGCGCCGAAGTAAACAAGGCCATCGAACCCAAACGCAAAGACCGCGTCATTGGCAAATCCCTTGACGCACAAGTCACGCTTTTCGCGACCAAAGAAATCCGCGCGCTTGTGGAATCCAATGACATCGACCCGCGCGAATTCTTTATCGTATCCAAGCTGGTGTTGGATGACGCTGAAAATGCGCCCGCTGACGCCTATCAAGGCGAAGACATGGATGACCTCAAGGTCTCTGTTGAAGCCGCAACTGGCGAAAAGTGTGAACGGTGCTGGCGCATCAGCGAAGACTTGGGAACAGATGAAGCATACCCGGACGCATGTCCCCGTTGTACCGCTGTCCTGAAAACCTTCGCATAA
- a CDS encoding PilZ domain-containing protein: MSEEKRSFSRIPVRLKGHARPMQSIDSPQLFSGDLGHLSASREALFRNSKLPEELTTFLAEMDRKLDQVIGILSKDSVRSDFSIDIEIMEISGAGVKFRSNEQFKPDDPLEIILVLSQMPVQMAGSKGRILDKESDTGLYRFEFVDMRGSDMETIVQFVFKQQREQIRNSKM; the protein is encoded by the coding sequence ATGAGCGAAGAAAAACGATCCTTCTCACGCATACCTGTCAGACTGAAGGGACATGCCCGTCCCATGCAGTCCATCGACTCTCCTCAACTGTTCTCTGGAGACTTAGGGCATCTGTCGGCCTCTCGTGAAGCCTTGTTCAGAAACAGCAAACTCCCGGAAGAATTAACGACATTCCTGGCCGAAATGGACAGAAAGCTCGATCAAGTCATCGGCATACTGAGCAAGGACAGTGTCCGCTCAGACTTTTCCATTGATATTGAAATCATGGAAATATCAGGCGCAGGCGTCAAATTTCGCTCCAACGAACAATTCAAGCCTGATGATCCATTGGAAATAATATTGGTTCTCAGCCAAATGCCTGTCCAAATGGCCGGTTCCAAAGGTCGAATACTGGACAAGGAATCCGATACAGGGCTCTACAGATTTGAATTTGTCGACATGCGTGGTTCAGATATGGAAACCATCGTTCAATTCGTTTTCAAACAACAACGTGAACAAATTAGAAATTCAAAAATGTAG
- a CDS encoding protein phosphatase CheZ, whose translation MTSNDALVKKMMEQVTDQLVDSLKDTIRASVEREIATSLSKALLEGEFYRRVNDDLQEGLKQIYQEVKVARGGKEIKSIETDINPEEFFSEASDQLDAVMQSTEKAAVEIIDIVEKLQELQGSVATIVKGFESGGVTKSNRKKLEEINKTLGTDLSNIMVSLSFQDLTGQRIKKIINSIRQIEKIVREVMLATGLMIQQREKEPQQDIDSLSESAKTQATSKLQGPTAGTNQGDVDDLLASLGLD comes from the coding sequence ATGACCAGCAATGACGCTCTGGTAAAAAAGATGATGGAACAGGTAACCGACCAACTTGTCGATAGCCTTAAAGATACCATCCGAGCTTCTGTCGAACGAGAAATCGCCACCAGCCTTTCCAAGGCTCTTCTTGAAGGGGAATTCTACCGAAGAGTTAACGACGACCTTCAAGAAGGCCTCAAACAAATATATCAGGAAGTCAAAGTTGCCCGAGGCGGCAAAGAAATCAAAAGTATCGAAACCGATATTAATCCTGAAGAATTCTTTTCCGAAGCCTCAGACCAACTTGATGCCGTCATGCAATCTACGGAAAAAGCCGCAGTAGAAATCATCGACATTGTTGAAAAACTCCAAGAACTTCAAGGCTCCGTGGCCACCATCGTCAAAGGCTTTGAGTCCGGTGGCGTGACAAAGTCAAACCGCAAAAAACTTGAAGAAATCAACAAAACCCTTGGCACGGACCTATCCAACATAATGGTCTCTCTGAGCTTTCAGGATTTGACCGGCCAACGTATCAAAAAAATTATCAATTCCATCAGACAGATTGAAAAAATCGTCCGCGAAGTCATGCTTGCCACTGGGCTTATGATTCAACAACGCGAAAAAGAGCCCCAACAGGACATCGATTCCTTATCTGAATCCGCCAAGACCCAAGCTACTTCAAAATTGCAAGGACCAACCGCAGGCACCAATCAAGGCGATGTAGACGATCTGCTCGCTTCACTCGGCCTCGACTAA
- the cysK gene encoding cysteine synthase A has product MKIAQDMTELVGNTPMVRLNKLSEGLDATLVAKLEFNNPCASVKDRIAKNMIEAALGKGTITPETTLVEPTSGNTGIGLAFVCAVKGLRLILTMPESMSIERRKLLRGFGAELVLTSATKGMQGAIDRAEEIVRETDNAFMLQQFENADNPAMHRKTTAREIWNDTDGKVDIFVAGVGTGGSITGVGEALKKKKPELQAIAVEPQASPVLSGGKPGPHMIQGIGAGFVPGILNTDIINEIIQIDNDTALETAKQMIMTEGILCGISSGANCAAAIELAKRPENAGKLIVFIVCDTGERYLSTSLFE; this is encoded by the coding sequence ATGAAAATAGCGCAAGACATGACAGAACTCGTCGGCAACACACCGATGGTTCGCTTGAACAAACTCTCGGAAGGACTGGATGCAACCTTAGTTGCCAAGCTTGAGTTCAACAATCCATGCGCCTCGGTCAAAGACCGTATCGCCAAGAATATGATCGAGGCCGCTTTGGGAAAAGGCACGATCACACCGGAAACCACTTTGGTAGAACCAACCAGCGGTAACACCGGCATTGGCTTGGCCTTTGTCTGTGCGGTCAAAGGGTTAAGACTTATTCTGACCATGCCTGAAAGCATGAGTATCGAACGACGCAAATTGCTCAGGGGATTCGGTGCTGAACTGGTCCTTACCTCAGCAACCAAAGGCATGCAGGGAGCTATTGATCGCGCTGAAGAAATTGTCCGGGAAACTGACAACGCTTTCATGCTCCAACAATTCGAAAATGCCGACAACCCTGCAATGCATCGCAAAACAACCGCCCGTGAAATCTGGAATGATACAGACGGCAAAGTAGACATCTTCGTAGCCGGAGTCGGCACAGGTGGCTCAATTACCGGCGTCGGCGAAGCCCTCAAGAAAAAGAAACCGGAACTTCAGGCCATTGCCGTGGAACCGCAAGCATCCCCGGTACTTTCCGGCGGAAAGCCCGGCCCACATATGATTCAAGGCATCGGAGCAGGCTTTGTTCCTGGAATCCTGAATACAGATATCATTAATGAAATTATTCAAATTGATAACGATACCGCTTTGGAAACAGCCAAACAAATGATCATGACAGAAGGCATTCTGTGCGGCATATCCTCTGGAGCTAACTGCGCGGCAGCCATAGAACTGGCCAAAAGACCGGAGAACGCCGGTAAACTCATTGTGTTTATTGTCTGTGACACTGGCGAACGGTATCTAAGCACCTCGCTTTTCGAATAA
- a CDS encoding NIL domain-containing protein gives MKEIIKGFRKIVYLSFPPTVSGRPVVCNLLRNFDLSFNILKADISPRHEGTMTLELSGMEEDFHKGIGYLKENGVRITPVAHKIFRNEESCIHCGVCTAMCPTDALTLEKSDKTIVFDVEKCSACGMCTRVCPVKAMTLDLDENTRQ, from the coding sequence ATGAAAGAAATCATCAAAGGCTTCCGAAAAATCGTTTATCTCTCATTCCCGCCGACTGTTTCCGGTCGTCCGGTAGTCTGCAACCTTCTGCGCAATTTCGACTTGAGTTTCAATATTCTCAAGGCGGACATCAGCCCTCGACACGAAGGCACAATGACGTTGGAATTGTCTGGAATGGAAGAAGATTTCCATAAAGGCATCGGCTACCTCAAAGAAAATGGCGTCCGCATCACACCTGTTGCCCACAAGATTTTCCGCAACGAGGAGTCCTGCATTCATTGCGGCGTCTGCACAGCCATGTGCCCGACCGATGCTTTGACCTTGGAAAAAAGTGATAAGACCATCGTCTTTGATGTTGAGAAATGTTCAGCTTGCGGCATGTGTACCAGGGTCTGCCCGGTCAAAGCCATGACTTTAGATCTGGACGAAAACACCAGACAATAA
- a CDS encoding PLD nuclease N-terminal domain-containing protein: protein MFADFSALTTTQWAIVSISILICFSFSVWTILDVWKRNFGSSNEKTLWMQICIFIPILGALAYLFLGRKRGSLMK from the coding sequence ATGTTCGCGGACTTTTCAGCCCTGACAACAACTCAATGGGCCATTGTCTCTATTTCCATTCTCATTTGCTTTTCCTTCAGTGTCTGGACCATACTCGATGTATGGAAACGAAATTTCGGATCCTCTAACGAAAAGACCCTCTGGATGCAGATATGCATTTTTATTCCCATTTTAGGCGCTCTGGCGTATCTTTTCCTCGGTAGAAAAAGAGGGAGCTTAATGAAATGA
- a CDS encoding tetratricopeptide repeat protein, which yields MMKIAKNFTVLLLVISLFSLIGCASKTDMETLQGERQQDLNRMKQLESELEESKQLLKNEIEKSNSPIRERSADMWAEIQSLRADFAKLRGEMDEVNIRMDRQVGATDSTLTMDSLAERLAEIEFALENQLQVDLPKVREERAAALAPVVAGEDGATPNTPDALTATTPEGSMPPAQVTPPADTDPAKALYDKAYALYKENKFEKARSYWAEFTDTFKKHPYTPSAVFWQGQCYFKLKDYARAVILFEDVIEKYKKSSKYKSALLKSGYSWNYLGKPELAKMRFDEILKKFPKSVEATQAKRSLDKMK from the coding sequence ATGATGAAAATTGCAAAGAATTTCACTGTACTGCTGTTGGTTATATCCCTATTTTCACTCATCGGTTGTGCTAGCAAAACCGATATGGAAACATTACAAGGAGAACGCCAACAAGACCTGAACCGTATGAAGCAACTCGAATCTGAACTTGAAGAATCCAAGCAGCTTCTCAAGAATGAAATCGAAAAATCAAACTCGCCCATCCGAGAACGTTCTGCCGACATGTGGGCTGAAATTCAATCCTTGCGAGCAGATTTCGCCAAACTTCGAGGTGAAATGGATGAAGTTAATATCCGCATGGACCGACAGGTCGGTGCGACTGACTCTACATTAACCATGGATAGCCTGGCTGAGCGATTGGCCGAAATCGAATTTGCACTGGAAAATCAGTTGCAGGTGGATTTGCCCAAAGTTCGAGAAGAACGGGCAGCGGCCCTTGCTCCGGTAGTAGCAGGTGAAGACGGTGCCACACCGAATACCCCTGACGCACTAACAGCAACAACTCCGGAGGGCTCCATGCCCCCTGCCCAGGTCACGCCGCCTGCCGACACAGACCCGGCAAAGGCCCTTTATGACAAGGCGTATGCTCTGTACAAAGAAAATAAATTTGAGAAGGCTCGTTCATATTGGGCAGAATTCACGGACACTTTCAAAAAGCATCCCTACACACCCAGTGCTGTCTTTTGGCAAGGCCAATGCTATTTCAAACTTAAAGATTATGCACGGGCTGTCATCCTCTTCGAAGATGTCATCGAAAAGTACAAGAAGAGTTCCAAGTACAAGTCCGCTCTCCTCAAATCCGGTTATTCCTGGAATTATCTTGGCAAGCCGGAGCTCGCAAAAATGCGTTTTGATGAAATTCTCAAGAAGTTCCCCAAGTCCGTTGAAGCCACGCAGGCTAAACGTTCATTGGATAAAATGAAATAA
- the mgtE gene encoding magnesium transporter has protein sequence MSVEKKNTTLQDENFDGLTAAEIEAQHPADAADTIEGLDISDQVKFIKQLPVKDAADSIAEMDDLDQQALIVNLNKGLAARILEHMAPDDATDLLEGLEEEQRRALLNMVTAEDRAELNTLLTFDPDTAGGVMNTEVVILDQDLTADEAIAKIREEVEDKEIPYYAYLTDKKDRLEGVVSLRDLLLAKRGVILKELVKTQSLITVGYNIDKEEVAHLIAHYNLLALPVVDFGNRLLGVVTVDDVIDIIHEEASEDMQTMVGAGADETTDSPVGFSVRKRLPWLIINVLFSALSAWVVHLFEGNISEMAVLAVLMPIVANQAGNAGQQALAVMIRQLAMERFDRKRAWLSVFRELRIGLLNAMIISSLVFGVGFVVSGKLILSLVMGMALGVDMILGAVAGASIPLLLKEMGRDPAQASSIFLTAITDSMGFFFLLGLAGLVLLNG, from the coding sequence ATGAGTGTAGAGAAGAAAAATACAACTTTGCAGGATGAAAATTTCGATGGTTTAACCGCTGCCGAAATTGAAGCCCAGCACCCTGCGGATGCTGCCGATACCATTGAAGGTCTCGACATTTCCGATCAGGTGAAATTTATTAAGCAGCTTCCTGTCAAGGATGCTGCTGATTCCATTGCGGAGATGGATGATCTCGACCAGCAGGCACTCATTGTCAACTTAAATAAAGGGTTGGCAGCTCGCATTCTTGAACACATGGCTCCAGATGACGCTACAGACCTTTTGGAAGGATTGGAAGAGGAGCAGCGTCGGGCCTTGTTGAATATGGTTACGGCAGAAGACAGGGCCGAGCTCAACACGCTTCTGACTTTTGATCCAGATACGGCCGGTGGTGTCATGAACACCGAGGTGGTCATTCTTGATCAGGATCTTACTGCCGATGAGGCCATTGCCAAGATTCGTGAAGAAGTCGAAGACAAGGAAATTCCGTATTACGCATATTTGACGGACAAAAAAGATCGTCTGGAAGGTGTGGTTTCTTTGCGTGATTTGCTGCTTGCCAAGCGGGGAGTGATTCTCAAGGAGCTGGTCAAGACCCAGAGTCTGATTACTGTTGGATATAATATAGATAAGGAAGAGGTCGCGCACCTCATTGCCCACTATAATTTATTGGCTTTACCTGTCGTTGATTTTGGCAATCGTCTTCTTGGCGTTGTTACCGTTGATGATGTCATTGATATTATTCATGAAGAAGCCAGTGAAGATATGCAGACCATGGTTGGTGCCGGTGCGGATGAAACCACGGATTCTCCTGTTGGATTTTCCGTGAGAAAAAGACTTCCGTGGCTTATCATCAACGTTCTTTTTTCTGCCCTTTCAGCTTGGGTGGTCCATCTGTTTGAGGGAAATATTTCTGAAATGGCAGTGCTTGCCGTGTTGATGCCCATTGTTGCAAATCAGGCCGGAAATGCCGGACAGCAAGCCTTGGCCGTTATGATTCGTCAGCTTGCCATGGAGCGCTTTGATCGTAAGCGGGCATGGTTATCGGTTTTCAGGGAATTACGTATTGGCTTACTGAACGCAATGATCATTTCCTCTCTTGTTTTTGGAGTTGGTTTTGTTGTTTCCGGAAAGTTGATTCTTTCACTGGTTATGGGGATGGCGTTAGGCGTCGATATGATCCTCGGAGCAGTTGCAGGAGCTTCAATACCTCTTTTGCTTAAGGAGATGGGGCGTGACCCGGCGCAGGCCTCAAGTATTTTTCTAACGGCGATTACTGATTCCATGGGGTTTTTCTTTCTGCTTGGTTTGGCCGGTCTGGTCTTGCTGAACGGATGA
- the lspA gene encoding signal peptidase II produces MNRYTLATIWAAATVALDQITKLWVLNTIEPWTGFKVIPGFFNLVHVLNKGAAWGFLDDENIDWQRPMFIAISVVAVFAIGYMLKSTKGKDTWMIAGLGMIAGGAIGNAIDRIWLGSVIDFLDVYVGTYHWPAFNIADSALTVGAGCIILSMLLQRNSEQD; encoded by the coding sequence ATGAACCGGTATACTCTGGCAACCATATGGGCTGCGGCCACTGTCGCACTTGATCAGATCACCAAGTTGTGGGTGCTCAACACTATTGAACCGTGGACCGGTTTCAAGGTGATTCCGGGCTTTTTCAATTTGGTACACGTTCTGAATAAGGGCGCGGCCTGGGGTTTTTTGGATGACGAAAATATTGACTGGCAACGACCGATGTTCATCGCGATATCGGTCGTTGCCGTATTTGCCATAGGCTACATGCTCAAGTCGACCAAAGGAAAAGACACATGGATGATCGCCGGTTTGGGCATGATCGCAGGTGGCGCCATCGGCAACGCCATTGATCGCATCTGGCTAGGCTCGGTCATTGATTTTCTGGACGTTTACGTGGGCACATATCATTGGCCCGCCTTCAACATTGCAGACAGTGCCCTGACTGTCGGTGCAGGTTGCATCATTTTGTCAATGCTTCTTCAGCGCAATTCGGAACAGGATTAA